The genomic window TGTAACCATTTCATCGGCCGACAAACCTTTTTGTGCGAAATTTGCGATAAGTTGGTCTGCGTTGAAAGAAGGTCCAGGTAGATTTTTTGGCACTTCATCAGCGATTGAGATACGACCGTCTCTTCGTCCTGATGGCACATCGTAGTTTATCGTGCCACCACTGAGTTTGAAAACGCTGTCTCGTGTTGCGAAGGTAAGAATGTCTGCACACGATACTGTTTGCGGACATGCGGATTCTAATTGAGCCTTGGCCTCGTTGATTACATCGAAGCCACGTAAACTTGGATTGTTGATAAAGTTATCTCTTTCGGCTATATTTCCCGGTGTTGATACTAGTAACACAGAAGCATCACAACCCTGAACATgaaattgaatatattttaGAAACTCGAAGGCCATATCAATTTCATAACATTCTATCACAAAATTTTCACTGAAGCGTGCACGCTtcattgaatatatttttttacttttcaccataaaaaataacgaatgtttctatttttttttttgccaaagtCATGAAATCAAAAACCGgttttattaaattgtttttcactaattttcatgaatttaatttttcttaatatatatgtatgaaaattttgaaaatgaacTTACCCTCACAAAGCAATCATGAAAATGCATTCTGATCAATCCAGCACCTATGCCAGGATTGAGTGAAACAGCCTTGTTAACAGTACTTCTCACAATTTCCTCAGCAGATGGACATGTATAGCCATAGAAACCAACTTGAAGAGATGAAGCCAATGATAAAATAGATAGAATTATTAAAACCAAGCAAGAAAACATTTGATTCATATTGTTGTtaacttgttttgcaagatAAGGAAGATATATTTTGTATGTTGGTGAAGAGTATTTGTGTTGAAGCAATTGTATTTATAGGCTAGGAATTTTAATTTCTGCATTTGAATTTGTATACTTGGTCTTGAAATAGTTGAAGTTTTCTAAGGATTGAACACTTCTTCTATTTTGTTTCAACTTTGTTTCTTTAATTTTGGAAAAGAGTGATGACATATACCAACTTGAGTATAGTGGTAATATTTATATTCTACCTATGGTGATTGCTTGTGGAATTTATCTAATTAATAAGGATGATATTTATTTACAATCAAATTGAGGACTTGGTAATCCCACGTCaatatatgttatgttatgtagCTTGTAATGAAGAAAAGAACCCGGCCattttattattgattattgacaTATTCATTATTCACCcaagtttttttaatattttccttCAAAAAGATATGAGAATCACTTACATGAGATACATATTTTTGAGGGATGCAGATTTGTTGCGGTAGTTTTTATAGAGTTTTGAATATTGGCCGTGGATTGTAGATCGGACGGTGTAGATCAATGCAGTTATAAAATCAGTTAAAACAATATCAACAGTACATTTTAGATCGGATGATTGTAATGTAAAACAGTGtaaaaactttgaaaaaaaataaaccatagGAAATCAATTTCCCTTTTCGAGAATGATGTGaatttgcgtaaaaaaaatcatgagaaCCACTTGCAAGAGATCGATGTATACGAATTATTTTTTCCTAAATAGTTTAGTGGTCataatttcacttttaagatAATAAGTGAATGTATCAGAGTTCGGACTTCAATCACTGTATATTACATGTAATGTTCCTGAGTTGTACACATGAGGACAAATATATACATTTCTATTAAAcgtgaaataaaaatatagaaataaaatattggtAGGTGTTGTTTTAGTGTaaaattcttttgaattttagTAGGGCATTAttgttggtaatttttttttgggtacatttaTTATGGTAATCTATATTCTTAAATGTAATTGTACAGTTTATTATCTATAGCATACTTTGTGCCTTTGGAGTTTGGATTGAAATTATTAACATTTTTCGTTGACTTTTTGAGTAAAAAAGTGTctccaaatattttcttataatagaACAATAAGAATGCTTAAACCTTCTTTTAATATGTAGAGTTGAGTTTCCTGGTGAGCGCATGGCTGAAAAATTGGACAAGTTCTACTGAAAAATATTGAATGGTTCATGCACTAGACAATTTCAGATTAGGTAagtttataatttctttttcttttaggaGAGATCACCCAATTTAGATTTTTGATagaacaataaatatatttttaatgcaaaGGAAGATACACAAAGTCAACTCTtcattaaatactaattatagACATTTCAATCGTCATAAAATTGATATAAATGTTGTACTATAGTTAACAAGTTATTAAAATTTGAaccgacaattttttttttttttttttttggtatgacaatttatatttatattaaatataaatatacatttcatttcatttgtcTTGTTCACTTTGTATGTGTAAAGATTGAAATTcgaacccaaaaaaaattatttatcaaatttatttacaattacacctcaacataTCAAATGTATTTACAATCTTTTATTCGAATCTGCATTTCTTCTTCGCGGACTCTCTCTTTCTCATCACGTTTACTCGCCCCGCGCAACTCATTCTTCATTGAAACTTGGCAAAAACAAGCTTTGTCGTCAAGCTACACCTTTGTTAATCTCTCTCTACTTCatatctttgttgaatcttgtTTCATTAATTAGATTTATACTACAAACAAAACATTGTTCAATGCCTGCAACATCTTAATTTCTTACATCTCTAACGTTCATATATATCAAACGAAAATATATCTCCTCTTTTTACAAATGTCTCTGATGATATTTATCTTGCATTACTATTGGAACAAATACTAAAACCATTCCTTAATTCAACGTGAAAAATATCAATCATCAGAAATATTTTGTTtgtaaaataaaagtagtcTATATCCTTATAGTCTGTCTCTCGCTACTCTCATTTCTATGTGACCTTGCCTTAATCTCGTCTTAATATATGCAATAAGGAGTAAATTGTCAAATGCCTtactgaaattttaaaattcgtcaaataccctctgaaatttggaaatagacaAAGTCAGAGTCCACGTCAGGAGgtaatttaattgattttttttataatttcagggggtatttgcctattttcaaatttcagaGGAGTATttaacgaattttaaaatttcagggtggtatttgacagtttactcATGCAATAAGGTTAAcacatttcaaaaataaaaaatcaaaataagataTTTTTATTGTGGACTAATACATACTAGCTGGGGTCCCCTTGCCCACAACCCTACTTCACTATACATACTAGCTCGTCCCCAAATCCCAGTTGACAACACAAGTCGCACAATACCACAACAAGTTGCTAATCATAGTATCATCATTCACATGTTGCCAAGTTTAAATTGCATCAACTAGggagtattgtttttttttttttggatacaactAGGGAGTATTGATTCAGCttaattacattaaatatattgCCTAAGTTTTAAGTTTAGTTTATTAATCTCAAAGTCAATACATACACACTACTAGTACTAATATATAACTTTATATATGACTTTGGACAGCAAGTGTGatctccttaaggtctcaggttcgattctctctagtgCTAATTTGGATGAGctaatttagtttctttaaaaaatatataactttatatacaaaaaatatagtaatcaattttattttggtagatAATATATAGAGAACAATCAACCTCAACAAAAAATTTACCTGCTTcttcaagaaaaataagataactCGAAAGATTATCATTTATCAAGACTGTTTTGTGATGGCAAGGATGTATTGGGATTATATAGTTTGTGGCTTGTATAATGCACTTTATTTGGTGGTGTATTTTAGTTCAACTCATCAACCATGAACATCCCTACTCTAATGAATTTTGGTAACGATAGCAATCTTATTTTTGAACTAGATTGTAAAAACTGGCAGAAGATGTTCAATTTCTTTTGGCTAAGTAActtagtggctaaaaatttcaaatttaaggtggataagtagGATGACCAGGGTTCGAACTCgaactctatatatataatgtaatgtcctg from Trifolium pratense cultivar HEN17-A07 linkage group LG1, ARS_RC_1.1, whole genome shotgun sequence includes these protein-coding regions:
- the LOC123898884 gene encoding peroxidase 5-like; protein product: MNQMFSCLVLIILSILSLASSLQVGFYGYTCPSAEEIVRSTVNKAVSLNPGIGAGLIRMHFHDCFVRGCDASVLLVSTPGNIAERDNFINNPSLRGFDVINEAKAQLESACPQTVSCADILTFATRDSVFKLSGGTINYDVPSGRRDGRISIADEVPKNLPGPSFNADQLIANFAQKGLSADEMVTLSGAHSIGASHCSSFSNRLYSFSGANSQDPSLDPSYVESLKTQCPPPPSSNDPLVVLDVTTPNRLDNVYYQGLINHHGLFTSDQTLLSSQSTQESVLSNANYGSNWVNKFAQAMVHMGSIDVLSGYDGEIRKHCSFVN